A DNA window from Carassius gibelio isolate Cgi1373 ecotype wild population from Czech Republic chromosome A8, carGib1.2-hapl.c, whole genome shotgun sequence contains the following coding sequences:
- the LOC128018961 gene encoding myoD family inhibitor domain-containing protein isoform X1 has product METEALDVQQRDGGQGSAPDKFMPQESHIHTTQPQATHKPDVTGPVPAEIVDNGRNESLTDSVSTNDDALLLPDHIPTISRKIEKGNVKPSIPSGSAIIRSPPASSSGGSTPRPTTQQKCNGHAKCNGHRKHTPSTSKSQQRFKADASQIQKVAGDDCCAHCILACLFCEVLSWCSAVAQCLACGLECDALCCCGEAATGGLACCTEDTCSALLDCGIAEDCCQSSDCLEICVECCSICFTA; this is encoded by the exons ATGGAGACAGAAGCCCTGGATGTCCAACAGCGGGACGGAGGGCAGGGCAGCGCACCGGACAAGTTCATGCCCCAGGAGAGTCATATCCACACGACACAACCACAGGCCACCCACAAACCTGACGTCACAG GTCCTGTCCCAGCTGAGATTGTTGACAACGGAAGAAACGAGTCCCTGACAGACAGTGTCTCAACCAATGATGATGCTTTACTGCTTCCTGACCACATACCTACAATTTCACGCAAAATAGAGAAAGGCAACG TGAAGCCCAGTATTCCCAGTGGCTCTGCTATAATTCGTAGTCCTCCGGCTTCTTCATCAGGAGGATCGACGCCTCGCCCGACAACACAACAGAAATGCAACGGACATGCAAAGTGCAATggacacagaaaacacacacccTCCACCTCCAAGAGCCAGCAGCGATTCAAGGCTGATGCCTCGCAGATACAGAAAGTAGCTGGAGATG ACTGCTGTGCACACTGCATCCTAGCGTGTCTGTTCTGCGAGGTGCTGTCGTGGTGTTCGGCCGTGGCTCAGTGTTTGGCCTGCGGTCTGGAGTGTGACGCTCTCTGCTGCTGTGGGGAAGCGGCCACCGGAGGTCTGGCCTGCTGTACTGAGGACACCTGCTCTGCCCTGCTGGATTGTGGGATAGCGGAGGACTGTTGCCAGTCTTCAGACTGTCTGGAGATCTGTGTGGAATGCTGCTCCATCTGTTTCACTGCCTAA
- the LOC128018961 gene encoding myoD family inhibitor isoform X2, whose amino-acid sequence METEALDVQQRDGGQGSAPDKFMPQESHIHTTQPQATHKPDVTGPVPAEIVDNGRNESLTDSVSTNDDALLLPDHIPTISRKIEKGNGGSTPRPTTQQKCNGHAKCNGHRKHTPSTSKSQQRFKADASQIQKVAGDDCCAHCILACLFCEVLSWCSAVAQCLACGLECDALCCCGEAATGGLACCTEDTCSALLDCGIAEDCCQSSDCLEICVECCSICFTA is encoded by the exons ATGGAGACAGAAGCCCTGGATGTCCAACAGCGGGACGGAGGGCAGGGCAGCGCACCGGACAAGTTCATGCCCCAGGAGAGTCATATCCACACGACACAACCACAGGCCACCCACAAACCTGACGTCACAG GTCCTGTCCCAGCTGAGATTGTTGACAACGGAAGAAACGAGTCCCTGACAGACAGTGTCTCAACCAATGATGATGCTTTACTGCTTCCTGACCACATACCTACAATTTCACGCAAAATAGAGAAAGGCAACG GAGGATCGACGCCTCGCCCGACAACACAACAGAAATGCAACGGACATGCAAAGTGCAATggacacagaaaacacacacccTCCACCTCCAAGAGCCAGCAGCGATTCAAGGCTGATGCCTCGCAGATACAGAAAGTAGCTGGAGATG ACTGCTGTGCACACTGCATCCTAGCGTGTCTGTTCTGCGAGGTGCTGTCGTGGTGTTCGGCCGTGGCTCAGTGTTTGGCCTGCGGTCTGGAGTGTGACGCTCTCTGCTGCTGTGGGGAAGCGGCCACCGGAGGTCTGGCCTGCTGTACTGAGGACACCTGCTCTGCCCTGCTGGATTGTGGGATAGCGGAGGACTGTTGCCAGTCTTCAGACTGTCTGGAGATCTGTGTGGAATGCTGCTCCATCTGTTTCACTGCCTAA